One window from the genome of Haloprofundus halobius encodes:
- a CDS encoding glycosyl hydrolase yields MTLLIGTQDGVYRSRSGELDDVERVLDSGVTLGVHTFKEHGSFAASKTGLYRSVDQGTTWNRLGVPQEGVYAVAVSPDGSRLYAGTHPAHMYVSTDKGRTWTELKGFQKLPSRDQWHTPRHREKSHVRSLGVHADAPDRVVAGVEVGGVHVSDDNGKTWTERREGLETERGDNLQYDVHHVLVVTADEYVVSCGGGLYRTTNAGHSWTRIDTDLPGPYFQAAFSHQGTLYAAAQTLPPTLPIGASYRTRDVNASLFESTDGGDSFETKPYPGAPDEFVYAWAAADERVLAGTTEGRVITRRNGTWTTFGYVPNWIRSLSRVTE; encoded by the coding sequence ATGACATTATTGATCGGGACGCAGGATGGCGTCTATCGCTCCCGGAGCGGTGAGCTCGACGATGTCGAACGAGTACTTGACTCGGGAGTGACGCTCGGCGTTCATACGTTCAAGGAACATGGGTCGTTCGCCGCGTCGAAAACTGGCCTCTACCGCTCGGTCGATCAAGGCACGACATGGAACCGACTTGGCGTGCCACAAGAGGGGGTGTACGCGGTTGCAGTCAGTCCCGACGGCAGCCGGCTGTACGCGGGCACGCATCCAGCTCACATGTACGTCTCGACTGACAAAGGCAGGACATGGACGGAACTGAAGGGATTCCAGAAGCTTCCCTCCCGCGACCAATGGCACACTCCTCGTCATCGGGAGAAGTCACACGTCCGGAGCCTCGGTGTACACGCGGATGCACCCGACCGGGTAGTTGCTGGTGTCGAAGTCGGCGGCGTTCACGTTAGCGATGATAATGGTAAGACGTGGACCGAACGACGCGAGGGTCTTGAGACTGAACGCGGGGACAACCTCCAATACGATGTTCACCACGTGTTGGTGGTAACCGCCGACGAATACGTCGTCTCGTGCGGCGGTGGACTCTACCGAACCACTAACGCCGGGCATTCATGGACGCGAATCGATACGGATTTGCCTGGTCCGTACTTCCAAGCGGCGTTTTCCCATCAGGGTACGTTGTACGCCGCCGCGCAAACGCTTCCACCGACCCTTCCGATAGGTGCGAGTTATAGAACGCGAGACGTGAACGCGTCATTGTTCGAATCGACAGACGGCGGAGACTCGTTCGAGACCAAGCCGTATCCCGGCGCACCGGACGAGTTCGTTTACGCATGGGCGGCGGCTGACGAACGCGTTCTCGCGGGAACGACCGAAGGACGGGT
- a CDS encoding NADPH-dependent FMN reductase, with translation MSSLGRAGRSSKGARPHVVAVCGSRREGSCTRRALQETLVGVEAAGGTTELLDLAEVDLPPLDPDVDGEGDGVVVRRTVREADAVILGTPLYHGSYSGVLKNALDYCGFDEFEDTTVGLLVASGGPFPTLALTHLRDVCRSLNAWVLPYQAAVPQTRTAFDENGFTDENLRERVQTLGVRAVEYAAIEPVEIQAAQLQEV, from the coding sequence ATGAGCTCTCTCGGACGCGCCGGTCGATCATCGAAAGGGGCACGGCCACACGTCGTCGCAGTATGCGGGAGCCGACGCGAAGGGAGTTGCACCCGACGAGCGCTCCAGGAGACGCTAGTCGGCGTCGAAGCAGCTGGCGGCACAACCGAGTTGCTCGACCTCGCAGAGGTAGATCTTCCGCCGCTCGATCCCGACGTCGATGGGGAAGGAGACGGCGTCGTGGTGCGGCGGACAGTCCGTGAGGCCGATGCGGTCATCCTCGGAACGCCCCTGTACCACGGGTCGTATTCGGGCGTGTTGAAGAACGCGCTCGATTACTGCGGATTCGACGAGTTTGAGGATACAACCGTCGGGCTCCTCGTCGCTTCGGGCGGGCCGTTTCCCACGCTGGCGCTCACTCACCTCCGCGACGTCTGTCGATCGCTGAACGCCTGGGTCCTTCCGTATCAGGCGGCAGTTCCGCAGACGCGTACCGCGTTCGACGAAAACGGATTCACCGACGAAAACCTCCGAGAGCGTGTTCAGACGCTCGGCGTACGCGCTGTCGAGTACGCAGCGATCGAACCGGTCGAAATCCAAGCGGCGCAGCTTCAGGAGGTGTAA
- a CDS encoding DUF6069 family protein produces the protein MASTIAMNESESNSSVGTSRLAKYGLLALLAVSIVNVLVLFIGLALVEFPSEFVGGPFGPLAVGPVVVNSAVAAIGATLAYGVVTRYSARPNRTFTIIAGVILMLSFAMFLAPDLAGAPPRIFAILGVMHVAAAVTFVGVLTRATHPEGEPR, from the coding sequence ATGGCATCCACGATCGCTATGAATGAATCAGAATCGAACAGTTCCGTCGGCACGTCCCGACTCGCAAAATACGGCCTCTTAGCGCTGCTCGCCGTGAGCATCGTGAACGTCCTCGTCCTGTTCATCGGGCTAGCGCTCGTCGAATTCCCGTCCGAGTTCGTTGGGGGCCCGTTCGGACCACTCGCGGTGGGGCCGGTCGTCGTTAATTCGGCCGTTGCCGCTATCGGGGCGACTCTCGCGTACGGAGTGGTCACGCGATACTCGGCCCGACCGAACCGGACGTTCACCATTATCGCAGGGGTGATCTTGATGCTCTCCTTTGCGATGTTCCTCGCGCCCGACCTGGCCGGCGCTCCGCCGAGGATCTTCGCTATCCTCGGGGTGATGCACGTGGCCGCCGCAGTCACCTTCGTCGGTGTCCTGACCCGAGCAACGCACCCGGAGGGCGAACCCCGATGA
- a CDS encoding winged helix-turn-helix transcriptional regulator, with protein sequence MEAILSNETARPPGSEQANKDNRTMSELLNLLGKKHTIVILHQFATGDGPLRFSDLEKAVGIAPNTLSNRLEELTAVGLLTRKAYNEIPPRVEYDATEKARELAPVFWYLGVWTERHDLEPRATDGEEISEPQKGDQQ encoded by the coding sequence ATGGAGGCGATTCTCTCCAACGAGACAGCGCGGCCGCCCGGGTCCGAACAGGCCAATAAAGACAATCGAACGATGTCCGAACTCCTCAACCTGCTGGGGAAGAAGCACACCATCGTGATCCTCCACCAGTTCGCAACTGGTGATGGGCCGTTGCGATTTAGCGACTTGGAGAAAGCCGTGGGTATCGCGCCGAATACGCTCTCGAATCGGCTCGAAGAACTCACAGCGGTCGGGTTGCTCACGCGGAAAGCGTACAACGAGATCCCGCCCCGCGTCGAGTACGACGCCACGGAGAAGGCAAGAGAGCTCGCACCGGTCTTCTGGTATCTCGGTGTCTGGACGGAGCGTCACGACCTCGAACCGAGAGCTACCGATGGCGAAGAAATAAGCGAACCTCAGAAGGGCGATCAGCAGTAA
- a CDS encoding class I SAM-dependent methyltransferase has translation MSKTDYTGITENQKETWATGDFNEIARQNVVMAEALVEAVDPHPGQRVLDVACGSGTAALIAERRYCDVTGIDYVPGLINRATARAQANGQAIDFCVGDAQDMPFPDDSFDAVLSVYGVQFAPDQVQAARELLRVCKPGGKIGLAGPIPEGWSGDWFATHAKYMPPPPGVQSPLRWGTDEGVEKLLGPGVRSIENNQRAALQYYRSIDHAVEVFSTYFGPTIRALEKLDSADRESLLDDLDTVMSRYNRATDGTAIVENQYLQTTAFKA, from the coding sequence ATGAGCAAAACAGACTATACTGGCATTACGGAGAACCAGAAGGAGACGTGGGCAACTGGCGATTTCAACGAGATCGCCCGCCAAAACGTGGTCATGGCAGAGGCGCTCGTCGAGGCGGTCGATCCACACCCCGGGCAGCGGGTGCTGGATGTGGCCTGTGGCAGCGGGACGGCGGCCCTAATCGCGGAGCGACGGTACTGTGACGTCACAGGTATCGACTACGTCCCCGGCTTGATCAACCGTGCTACGGCACGTGCACAGGCCAATGGACAAGCAATCGATTTCTGCGTCGGCGATGCCCAGGATATGCCGTTTCCTGACGATAGCTTCGACGCGGTTCTCTCCGTATACGGGGTGCAGTTCGCGCCCGATCAGGTGCAGGCGGCACGCGAGTTGCTTCGGGTGTGTAAACCGGGGGGAAAGATCGGACTGGCGGGGCCGATCCCCGAGGGATGGAGCGGCGACTGGTTTGCTACGCATGCCAAGTACATGCCGCCACCGCCTGGCGTTCAGTCACCCCTTCGCTGGGGGACAGACGAGGGGGTTGAGAAGCTACTGGGTCCCGGCGTTCGATCGATCGAGAATAACCAGCGAGCGGCACTTCAGTACTATCGGTCGATCGACCATGCTGTGGAGGTGTTCAGCACGTACTTCGGCCCGACGATCCGAGCACTTGAGAAGCTCGATTCTGCCGACCGAGAGAGCCTCTTAGACGATCTCGACACCGTCATGAGTCGATACAATCGCGCGACTGATGGAACCGCAATCGTCGAGAATCAGTATCTCCAAACGACCGCATTCAAAGCGTAA